CGACGAGAGCCCCAACACTGACGGCATCCACGTCCAGCAAAGCCAATTTGTGAGCATCAGAAACTCCATAATTGGGACGGGAGATGACTGTGTGTCACTGAGCGAAGGTGCTGAGGACATTACTATACGTAATGTAAAATGTGGCCCTGGCCATGGaataaggtatatatatatatatacttaattACTTACGAATTAGTATAGTTAATGGCCATTAAGTAAGTAGTTTCAAAGCAATTAACCTTGATTAAGCCATTAATTAATTTCATGCTTAATTAATAATTGTAGCATTGGGAGCTTGGGCAAAAAAGGGTCCCGGGCAACAGCATCCAACATCCATGTCTCCAACTGCACCTTGACCAAAACAACCAATGGAGTCAGGATCAAGACATGGCAGgcaagatgatttttttttttttaattttatttttatttatttatttatttattgacaTCACCTTTAAACAATCTTTATGATGTGGTCTTAGTTTTGCTGATATTTCTAGTATTTTATAATGTTATTATAATTAGGATATCAATATCAGCTGCAAAAATgtcaaaaaataattatattttaaagaTAGTTATATATgtcttattattaaaataaaaataaatttaaaagatccTCTTAACTAATTTATAATTAGTTAGTATTAATTAAAAGGACCTTGTATATAATTTAAAATGGTTAAAATTATTATGATGTGACATTGAGATCATACAAATTCGTTGAAATAATTTCTTGTCAAATGTAaggtaaaattttaaataatagatTTAAGTTTTTTTCCTTCGTTCaagatattatttttattattattaaattttgcAGGGAGGTTCTGGCTTTGCGAGCAACATATCGTTTGTGGATATCACCATGAATGACGTGCGCTATCCCATTATTATAGATCAGTACTATTGTCCTCACAGCGAATGCGATGCCCAAGTACGTACGTAGGAATAGAACAAGAAATAGAAAACTAAGTTACAAATTACTCCAATAATAATTATGATCATTCACGATTGATGCTAGCTAATTAATGCTCTACTTCAGGCATCAGCAGTAGAAGTGAGGGATGTGAAATACATTGGAGTGACAGGAAGCTCAACGAGAGAAGTAGCAATCGCTCTGAATTGCAGCCAAAGTGTGCCTTGCAGTGGCATCGTCATGGACAGTGTGAATCTGTGGAGTTCAAATGAAGGAGAAGAGGTGCGGTCTCACTGCATCGGTGCCGATGGATATGCGATGAATCAAGTCACGCCTGCTGTTTCTTGCCTGACCCAGAGAAACCTTGCTACCTAGCTAGCTGTTTCTTGCTTGACCATGGATGGTGCCTGGTCTAACCTGCACTCAAGCTTGGAGAATTGTGATCAGTTTTAATCTTcagcatgttttgaaaataaaatcGATTGGACAAATTAAAATAAgatgaaataataaaattattgtcATTTTGATCCTTTAATTAATCATACATTTCTAAGGGGCATGGGGCATGTATTTGATAAAATTGTTTTCAATTctaatattttctttttcaaattattatttttagatttaagtttatatAATGATATACTTATGGATTTAATACCTGAATATAATTGGTCAGGAGATAGTAAACATACCTCACTTCATTACCAGATTTGCTCTAAAGCTTGTTTCTTCCTCCTCGTCTAGCTTTCTTCTGACGAGTCTCCCCCTTTGTCTATGCTCTCCTCCTAGTGACTTACCATCGATGCAAGTCTAGCATACTCCTCTAAATCAAATTCTGATGACGACTCGTCCCAAGTAGCCATTAGGGTTTTGTGCTTTGTTGTACTTGGTCCTTTCTTgttgtccttcttcttcatctttgggCAGTCTTTCTTGATGTGTCCCTCTTTATTACAATTGTAGCATCTTATCTTCCTtactcttcttttctttgcctacacttgattaaacttattacttctaaaaaaatatcttaaattttcttaccatatatgttgtttcatcatcatcgaggGAAGTGTTGGCATCTAATTCGTCTTTCTTGGCTTTTAGAGCAATTTTGTTTGATTTTTCTATTTCCTGAGAATCTACACAGTGatactcgtgaagttcaaatgttgaaaataaattttcaagagtACTTGCCTCGAGGTGTTGGTGCAGGGagtaccagacgatcgaacctaagttttgattatggcaaagggtcaaAAGTTAAAGTTACTTGTTGTTTAACTAGGTTGAATGAGTTTGTAGAAAAGTCTTAAGtgtgcttaggcaaaagtcctagtggattctaggaaggtggaaaatcctaggggaggagatcctaggtggtggaaagtcctaactgcgattaggtaAGGCGAAATCTTAGCGAGTCAAGCGCTTtgagcgaaatcctagagtcagagactctaggtgaaaatcctggtggtcgtggaccaagtggaagtctagacgggtcgtggagtagaagttcagcatgaagacctaaAGTCTTAGACACTGAGAAAAAGTCTAGATGGTCGTGGAGGATCGATCTGGCAAAATTTTAACTCTCTTatgaggagtaggtgaggacacgttccctcgaagagggaacagtaagcgtcgattcgacctagagtttcaatgaaactcaaagtcagaaccagacagttagaggttatcaaatttatattatatatattgtttattacCCGGACTAACTTCATTTTGTAGGAAAAAAGGAAGGCTAAAAAAACTGGTTCAAGTGCCCGGAAGGGGTCTGGGTGCTCGGACCAGCCTCACCCAAGGTGGGTAGCAGGCGCCTGGACtcagtccaggtgcccggacccaaAAACTCATCCATAAGCCTACATAGAGCCCGTCGATTGACTGGGACATGTGGTCTAAGTGCTCGAAGGGGTTCCATGCGCCCGGAATATCCTATATAAACAACATTCGACCAGGGGGCTAAACAACGACATTTCGAATGACTTCTGCATTTGTGTGCTGCTCCGATAAAGTCTCTACGATGTCCAAAAGCTCCGACGACGACTCTGCTGAAGATTTCATCCTATAAAGTCGTCTGTATTCTTAGTTTTCTAATTACTTATAATTGTTTCAAATTGTACTTGTAATCTTTATGATTGATTAGTAATTGCCCATCGAAAACACtttcacgtgcgggccttggagtatgagttgtcataggctccgaaccaagtaaatcgtggttgtgttagcattgtttgctTTTCGTTTCTGTCTTTATTCTGCTGCGTTTTACTTGAACTTTTTAAACGAACAAATTAGCCACGAGTACTATttaaccccccctctagtgcaacaatcctacaattggtatcagagcggatcccctctgaatcggtacaactaccattcgaataatttttattttttcgtctgttttttcaaaaaataaattcttacgcctttcattttttcctctaattttttttttgaaaaattcattttcattttttcctCATTAGTTAGCGTTGACGAAATATcacatttaacaaaatttgtaataatattttttattattttattgttattattgttattattttatttttttttcttgaaattagtgaaatactattttatttttctccaccactactaatccaagaccaagtcttgggacaagtATACTTATTGTTGTTGTGTGCTAGATTTATTCAACAAATGGTCCatcaagaagggtatagcactgcACGCCCTCCCCTCTTCTCCGGCAAAGACTTCAGCTACTGGAAGATCAAAATGGAGTACCACCTTAAggcacaagtcgagatgtggataatcatccaaacatGCCTCATCCTCCCTCTCAACGACACTGGAAaatcaatatcatgcgagaagTGGGACACAAATCTGATGAAGAAAATCGAGGCCGACACCACAGCAACATGCACTCTACAATGTGgactaaccaaagaagagctgaacgaaTTCAACCCATTTTCAAGCCCgaaagaattatgggaaaagttgatcgagctacacgagagAACTTCCGACATGAAGGTATGTAAACgtaatttgatattaaataaattttataatataaaaatgcaggaaggtgaattgGGAAGTCAACTTCATGCgtgcatccaagacctcctcaatggTCTCAACATAATTGGACAAAAGGTGAAAAATCATGACATCatcaggtatgcactcaatgTATTTCTggggaatactttgtgggcatccatagtagatgcttacaaagtgtctaaggatCTTTCgcaaattaaattagatgagttattttccgaATTTAAACTTTAAGAACAAATTAATACTACTCGGGCTGAGAAAGGTATTGTGCTACTTGCAGGGAAACTCGTGAACAAGAAGTCAAAGCCTAAGCACCGGACTGAACCCTAAAGATGAATCTGACTCAAaagaagatgaaatcaccaccaaactagtcaaactagtttgaaacacacttaagaagaagaaggtgactcaattgaaCATGAATGCCAAATATGGAGTTACCTGCTACAACTACAACTACAACAAGAAGGGATACTACAAGCCtgaatgtccaaaccagaagcaaggaagaaggaaggtgTTCAAGGCAGCGTGGTTCGAGTCATCAGAAGAGTCAGATGAAGAAGAACATGAGCAAGCAAGTTTCGTTACTCTACCAAAGCGTACATTGTCAAAACTAAGTCTGAGTTTGAAACCGTTGCGGAATTAGAAACTGAGTCTGAAAGAAGCCACGGGTTTGTATCCGTTTCCAAAGGGCCAAACCACTTTGTAAGTTCTTTGTTTGCTGGTACTCAAATAAATGAATTACAAAAATTAATTGAATACTTGTTAAGAAAATTGGCTAAATTCAATCTCTGGGTCAAgccactccaaaaggaggtaacagtcctttaggaagtgactaactcgagttctttaacttaGCAAATTCAAGAAGGAACCTCAACTAAAGTCCAACAACTTAagagaattccaatttgaaaagttaagttaaggaacttaaggacacgttggaaaGGTTTACCTTGGGTTCTaccttgatctgattcttagaaaacaaagggtcgtatacaaccaaaccggacttggatacaaggttAGAAATCAATTCAAATCTTACTTGTCTTTAGTGAATCGATCAACTAAGaacctagtccaagcatgggtgcccaAGTCTAACTCGATtaaccaagtcaaacttgatcaatattagattctaaggatcaaatccattaccttgatagatatTATCGcagctatgatccaaggggagccaatagaaagaacATCTTTACAAATAAACTAGATTGATTCTTAATTTACTGTTTTTCTCTTATGCATgattagattaggatagataaggacttaggcttgatatacacttgactagttagatctaggatttttagaaagaaaattaaatattcaatttctataaaaggttttgtctagaagtggttgatgatccaatacctaagaaggcctagtgtctcaccacagcctaaaagtcaattattgaaataaatatttaattgactgactattaaaccttagtctaactcaaatgtaaatcaatccttagatttgaatttaaattaaagattaaaattaaccatctcacaaaacttataagattccctgattgaaaatctaaaaaagggtgagatggacttatgtttcaaataaaaagtagttaactcaaattaattaaaatcaattcaattaacttaactaaaatttaactaaaattaattcaattaattgaagtcatcttaattaatttaaaattcttaagtataattaatttaaaattattaattaatttcaaaaatataaattcttaagtataattaattttagattcttaagtataattaattttaatttattaattaattttaaaaatattgatctTGTCTGAGATCATAATGAGATGAAGAGCTGGGGACGACAGATGATGACTCTGGGGGAAAGATAGGCGATGACTTCGGGCAAGGCGAATAATAATGGATCTAAGAAAACCATAGCAGATCCCAAAGAAATCCAATCAAACAATACCTTTTAGCAACGAGAATAGCAAGTTGAAGCTAGATCGGAGAAATCCAAAGCCGATCCAAGGAGGACTCTAGTGAATTAGAACACCGTGACGGTGAAAACCACAACTCAATGTTCCGGTGGATGCTATCGCCTCCTACGCACTACAAAACCAACCAACAAaatgtcagtgacctaagaccggggtgggaatccctggctaagtcctccgacgctcaagttcgTGTACCCTGCTCCAAgtgggaagaggaagaagaagtacagtaaaCTAGAATGAAA
The genomic region above belongs to Zingiber officinale cultivar Zhangliang chromosome 11A, Zo_v1.1, whole genome shotgun sequence and contains:
- the LOC122031222 gene encoding polygalacturonase-2-like; the encoded protein is MAGQSVIIISLFVLLLLASSSAATEVLADASIYNVLDFGAKGDGNTNDTLAFVNAWNAACHKSTTPSTLLIPAGKTFLLSYIDFEGPCNNFISVTIDGNLKRTNEIWQEVFGWLLFSQINGIKISGSGELDGQGTEWWSCKEKNQCPEDGPNSLHMLSCTDAQIWGLRSINSVMMHISVGRSKRVDIRDITIVAPDESPNTDGIHVQQSQFVSIRNSIIGTGDDCVSLSEGAEDITIRNVKCGPGHGISIGSLGKKGSRATASNIHVSNCTLTKTTNGVRIKTWQGGSGFASNISFVDITMNDVRYPIIIDQYYCPHSECDAQASAVEVRDVKYIGVTGSSTREVAIALNCSQSVPCSGIVMDSVNLWSSNEGEEVRSHCIGADGYAMNQVTPAVSCLTQRNLAT